The segment ATATGTTGTCAGGGCTTCGCCGATGGCCATTGAGTTTTGGACAACGCCGATAATGATACCGGCGATAATATTAATTAGCGTGATTAATATACCGGCAATAGCATCACCGCGAACGAATTTTGAGGCGCCATCCATTGCGCCGTAGAAATCCGCCTCTTTACTGATATCAAGCCGACGTTTTCTGGCTTCATCCTCGCTAATCAGGCCGGCATTTAAGTCTGCATCGATTGCCATCTGTTTGCCGGGCATAGCATCTAAGGTAAAACGCGCGCCAACTTCGGCAATTCTACCGGCGCCTTTGGTAATTACAACAAATTGAATAATCACTAAAATACAGAAGATGATAAAGCCAACGATATAATTGCCGCCAACTACGAAATTACCAAACGAGGAGATAACTTCGCCGGCATAAGCCTGACCGAGAATCAACCTGGTTGAGGCGACATTTAATGACAGCCTGAACAGTGTTATAATCAGAAGCATGCCAGGGAATACCGAGAGGTCAAGCGGCTTGGTGATATACATTGTTACCAGCAAAATCACTAACGAAATGGTGATATTGAGAGCCAGCATGAAATCTAAAAACTCTGGGGGCACCGGTAATATAAGTATGCCCAGTATGGCTACTACCAAAACCGCCAGAACGATATCCGAATGCTCGGTGAATTTTGCCAGCATCGGTTTTTCGGTTTTAGTCAAATCAGCCATTAGGCTTTACCTTTTAATTTGTAAACATACGCCAGTACCTCGGCAACCGCCTTATACAGCCTGGCGGGAACATACATGCCAATGTCAACAGCCTCAAACAGCGCTCTGGCTAATGGTTTATTTTCAACAACCGGGATTTTAAACTTTTTGGCTATATCTTTAATTCTCTCCGCCATAAGCCGTTCGCCCTTGGCTATTACTTTTGGCGCCGACATAGCCTGAGCATCATATTTTAAACCCACAGCAATATGGGTCGGGTTGGTAACCACGACATCCGCCTCTTCCACATCTTTGAGCATGCGGGCATGAGCCATTTCGCGCTGAATGCGTCTTATTCTCATTTTGATAAGAGGGTCGCCTTCGTATTGTTTATGCTCATCTTTAATTTCCTGTTTTGTCATCCGGAGATTTTTTTCAAAGTCATATTTTTGATAAGCGTAATCCAAAATTGCTAAAATCAGCAATACTCCGGCAGCCCTTAATACGATTTTTACGGCAATCTTCATGGCAAATATAAGAATTTGGACAATTTCCTGGTCGGCTAAGGGGATATAGTTGGCCATTTCGCCTTTATAGGTTATGTAAACAACATACGCTATTAGCGACACTTTTAATGTATCGCGAATAAGACTAAATAATGTCTTGGTCGAAAACATCCTTTTAAACCCTTTAATCACATCCAATTTATCAAATTTGGGTGAGAGTGACTCGGGGGTAATGCGTACGCCAACTTGAGCTATATTTATAAGAAGACCGGTTACCGTTAAAAGAATAAGCAAGGGGGCGAGCACTTTTACTAAAATTGAGCCATTTGCCATAAAGATTTCTTGGAATTTGTTAACGGTAATATCAATGCCGATCATATCAATATTGAAATAGAAAGCATTGACTAAGTTTGAATAGATGTAACTGGAAAAGATAACTAAACCAAGCATTCCCATAAATATTATAAATATGGAGTTAAGCTCCTGCGATTTGGCAACCTGGCCTTTTTTTCGCGACTCCTCTTTCTTTCGGGGAGTCGCCTGTTCAGTTTTTTCGTCTTTGCTTTTTTCTTCAGCCATAACTACGCCGGCCTTAAAGCCCAGATAAGGTTACTAAGGTTATTGTCCAATCCCTGTAAAAGCTTGGAAAACACATACCCGAATATAGGCAGTGATATTCCCAGCATTAACAGACCAAGACCTATTTTAAGAGGGAAACCGATAATAAAAATATTCATCTGGGGAACAGTACGCGCAATAATACCCAGAGAAATACTCAATAAAAACATGGTAACAATACATGGAGCGCCAAGTTTTATAGCCAAGGCGATAGTGTTAACCGAGGCTTTAATCATAAGCTCCGCTGAAGCATTGGAAAAGTTTATTTGTCCTAATGGTATCACCTGGAAACTTCCGGAAATAGCCGAAATCACCATGTGATGGCCATTAAGAGCTAAAAATATCAGCATCACGATAATAAACTGGAACTGTCCTATTATAGGAACCTGCTCCGATGAATTGGGATCTATAACATTAACGATGCCAAATCCCATCTGAAGGCCTATGATATTGCCGGCAAACTGAACGGCTAAAAATATCATTAATGAGATAAAACCAATAGCCAAACCAGCGGCAACCTCTTTTACGAGAACTGCTGTCATGCCAAATAATTCAGCGGGTAGATTAATAGGACGGGTTGGGATTGTTGGCAGTAAAATCAAACTGAAGATAATAATAAAACCGATTTTCGCCATTTTAGGTACATTTCGATGGCCAAAAACCGGAGCTACTGACATAATTCCGCCAACCCTCAACATTACCAACAAAAGCTTTTCAAATTCGAGCGCACTTAACTGCAAAAGCGACATTAAACACAATCCTCCTGTTCAGACATTGAGCAAAGCTTGTGCCCAACCATCAAACACAAACAGTTTATCTTATCGCCTTATGTATCTTTATGTTACGGCTGTTGTTTAAACCGTTAAAGAAAGCTGGAAATAATATTTGGAAAAATATTCCGGTAATTTTATGAAGCTTTTTCCAAACAGGATTTTATAATTAATGAAATTTAGGCACGATTTTATATTACATTTGTTGTCAGAAGTAACTTCTGACAACACCTTTCTTACGTCAGGTCCCCGCACCTGACAGCGCAGCATTGCTATAAATCGATATCATTACACATTTTTGTAAAAAAATAACCTCCCGGAAAAGTGAAGTATTAGCCAACGTTCGGCATCCAAATCCTCTGTCAGTGGCTGGGGCAGTTAAATTGCATAACCATATAACGTGTTAACGCAGATATTATTCCTCTCTTGAGCGGGATTATGGTGGTTGGTGTATGTCCTCGTGCACCAACATTTTATTATTCCCTTCTTGAGAGGGGCCAGGGGTGTGTTTTTAACGCTATATATTCAATATAATTCTGGAAAATTTTTAATTTATTTACATTCAACTATAAAATCCGGAATTAATTGTTGGGTGTGATATAGAAATTTTAGGGGAATCCTATTTCACAATGTCTTGATTTGCAGTTATGATTTTATTATTATTATTAATGAAGCAGGAGGCGAAATGAAAGGTATCGTACTGGCGGGCGGTCTGGGCACACGGCTTTATCCGTTAACCAAGATTACGAATAAACATCTTTTGCCAGTTTATGATAAGCCGATGATTTTTTATCCTATTCAGACGCTCGTTAATGCCGGTATTAAGGATATTATGATTGTAACAGGCGGTAATAATGCCGGTGATTTTTTAAAGCTTTTGGGCAACGGCTCAGAGTTTGGGTTAGAACATCTGCATTTTACATATCAGGCGCAAGAGGGCGGTATTGCCGAGGCTATTGGTTTATGCGAATATTTTTCTGAAGGCAAAAATGTGATTATCGTTCTGGGCGATAATATTCTGGGTGGAAATATTATAGGCAGCGTAAATCGATATAAGAAGCAAAAAGAAGGGGCGATGATATTTTTAAAAAAGGTTAAAAATCCCCAAGAATATGGAGTCGCCGAATTTGAAAATCGAAAGATAGTTAAAATTGTTGAAAAACCTGTTCATCCTAAAAGCAATCTGGCTGTGATAGGAGTATATATTTATGATAGCCGGATATTCGATATTATAAAAACCCTCAAGCCCTCCAACCGTGGAGAACTGGAAATTACCGATGTCAATAATGCTTATATTCGCAAGGGTCTCATGTCGTACGCTATGCTTAATGGCGGCTGGGCTGATGCTGGCGAATCAATAGATGGCTACAATAATACTATAAATTTTGTCCGCAAATATGGCGCAAATAAACTTTAAATCAACACAGGCACATAAACTGCGTATGAAGAAGATGACCTGCATATATTATCCGCATAAACCCGAAACCACTTTTTGGAAAATAATAAATGATAATAAAAAAGACAAAACTTGAGGGCTTAGTTATAATAGAGCCGGAAGTGTTTCGCGATAATCGAGGATTTTTTACCGAAAGCTATTCAAAACGCACTCTAAAGAATTACGGCTTCATTTTCGATATGGTTCAGGATAACCACTCGCTGAGTTTCGAGGAAGGGACAATCAGGGGACTTCATTATCAGCTAAATCCTAAAGCGCAGACAAAAATAGTCAGGGCACTGAGAGGCTCATTTATGGATGTCGCTGTGGATATACGCAAAGGAAGCCCGACATTCGGCAAATGGGAAAGCATAATACTAACTGCCGAAAATATGAAACAGGTTATCATTCCCAAAGGGTTCGCGCATGGCATATGCACCACGGCACCCAATACTGAAGTGTTTTACAAGGTCGATCAGTTTTATAATTCTGAGTATGAGCGGGCAATTCGCTGGGATGATCCCGAGCTGGCGATTGACTGGCCATACGTCAAGTGCATTCTTTCCGACAAAGACCGCAAGGCGCCGTTTTTTCCCGAGGCGGAAATTAATTTTATTTATAAGGATACTCGATGAAAACAGTATTAGTAACCGGCGCCGGAGGGTATATCGGCAGTGTTCTTACACCGAAGCTTCTGCAAAAGGGTTATCATATTAAAGCAATTGACAGGTTTTTCTTTGGCCTTGAAAAGCTGAGTTCGCATGTCAATCTCGAAATCATAAGGGATGACTCCCGTCGATTGACCGACGACCATTTTAAAGATGTCGATTACGTTATTGACCTTGTCGCTCTCTCCAATGATCCTGCCAGCGAGATGTTTAGCGATGCCACTTGGGAGATAAATTATCAAAGCCGCGTAAACAACGCCAAGCGAGCAAAAAAAATGGGAGTTAAACGGTATATCCTGCCCTCAAGCTGCAGCATTTATGGTTTTACTGAGGATATTGTCGATGAGACTTCAAGAACGAATCCGCTTTCAACATATTCGAAAGCTAATAAAAAAGCGGAACAGGGCGTCCTTCCCTTAGCGGATGATAATTTCGCAGTGATTGTAATGAGGCAGGCTACTGTTTTTGGCTTTAGTCCGCGCATGAGATTTGACTTAGCTATAAACGGCATGACCTATGGCGCCTGGAAAACACATAAATTACCCCTTATGAGAGACGGGTCGCAATATCGGCCGATGGTGCATGTTCAAGATACTACGGATGTGATGCTGCTTTTGCTTGAACATGATTCAGATATGATAAGCGGCCAGATTTTTAATGTCGGAAGCGAGCAATGCAATTATCAGATTAGAAGCCTTGCCGGAATTGTATCGGATGTGGTAAGCAGAATGACTAACTCTAAGGTTGATATCGAATGGTACGGCGACCCCGACCATCGCAGTTATCGCGTTAATTTCAGCAAGATTGAAAAGACGCTCAACTGGCAAGCAAAGTATAGCGGCGAGAATGGAGTTGTTGAGATTGTAGAAGCATTAAAAAATGGGCAAACGGATAAAACATCAAAAACCATTACGCTTCAATGGTACAACGAATTAGTAAAATGGCATAAGATTATTAAGAGCGTGGAAAAATATGGCGGAATATTCGATATCGAATAGGAAGTATTAATTAATGAACTTTTTGCAAATAAATTTATTTATAGTCATCGCGAGGAGTGGAACGACGAAGCGGTCTCTGTATCCACATAGATTGCTTCGCTTTGCTCTCAATGACTTCTATTGGTGTTTTAAGAAAACCACAACTTTAAATCATTTTGCAAGTAGTTCTAATGAATAGAGTTCTTATTACCGGCGCTAGCGGCTTGCTTGGACAGTATTTAGTTAAACAGCTTATATTTGAAAAGCCCGACAATAAAACTCCGGATATATTAGCCATCGATTTAGCGGCAAATCCTTTTGAGAACTCCGGCAGATTGTCATATCATCAACTTGATTTAACCGGTTTTTCTTCTGTCAGAGCTATTATCTATGATTTCAAACCCGATTATATTTTTAACTGCGCCGCCTATAACAATGTCGATGACTGTGAAGTCAACTATAAGCTGGCAGATGATTTGAATACCGGTATTGTTGAAAATCTATTAAGCTGTTCGTTTAATAAGCTTATACATTTCTCATCGGATTATATTTTTTCCGGTCAAAACGGCCCCTATTCAGAGTTGGCAATTCCCGACCCTATTAATTATTATGGGTATACCAAACTTCAATCGGAAAAAATTCTTCAGGCTTCTAAGAAGAATTATCTTGTGATTCGCACCAATGTTCTATATGGCGATGGAATAAATCTGCGGCATAATTTTATCACCTGGCTGATTGATAGTTTGCGTACAGATAAAGAAATTAATGTCGTTACTGACCAGTTTAACAACCCTACTCATGCCGGTAATTTGGCAGGCGCGGCAATCGAGGCGGCGAAAATGGATTATTTCAAGGTTCTAAACATTGCCGGGGCAGATTATCTTTCGCGGTATGACATAGCGATAAAAACCGCCGAACATTTCAAACTTGATGCAAATTTGATAAAGCCTATAAAAACCGCCATGCTCGGTCAGATTGCCGAAAGACCGCATAAAGGAGGGTTTAATATCGATAAGGCTAAGAAGATTCTTAAAACAAGGCTTATTGGTTTGCCTGAGGGGTTGGAAATGATGAGGGATTATTTTGAGCGCAGGGGTTTCCGGTAATACTATCCTCCAAAAAGTAAACTTGCAGCGGGATTATTGAGCGCAGGGGTTTCCGCCTGAGGCGGATTGCCCTATTTCTACTTCTCATTGTGTGTCAAAGGGCGTATGCAATACGCCCCTACGCTCTGGTATTAAATAAGCTGCAATATTTTAAACACGCTTAACTGCAAAATTTGCTTTTATTCATCCAGAATAAACCTCGCATCAACAGCCTTAGACTGGCTGGCGTTTTTGCCGGCTATAAAAGGATTTATATCAATCGATTTAAACTGTGGGAAATCAGATACCAACTGAGATAACTTGAGAAGCGTTTGCTCTAGTACTTTTAGTTCGACTCCCGCAGCACCGCGGAAACCCTCAAGAAGCGGATAGCCTTTAACCAAACGCAGCATCTCATGCGCATCCTGCTCTGTCAGCGGGTGCGCTTTTAGGGAAACATCCTTTAATACCTCGACATGAATGCCGCCCAAGCCGAACATTATTAATGGCCCGAATGAGGGATCGTTATTCATACCCATAATTGTTTCGATGCCTCCGACTACCATCTGCTGAATGTATACTCCGGCAAATTCATCATCCACGCGGCTGAATTTTTTCTTCATGGCTTTGAAAGCGTTTACGGTTTCGCTTTTGGTTTGAAGATTGATAATCACACCGCCAACATCCGTTTTGTGCGAAACAGAGGGGTCGTTGATTTTCATAGCAATAGGGAATTTGATTTTTGTTAATGCTTTGGTTAATTCGGGCTGAGTTTTAGCAACTGCTGATTTCGGCACGCTGATGCCGTACGCCTTTAAAATCTGCATCGCCTCATCGCCGAGAATTGCCTTATAGCCATTTGCTTTTGCTGATTTTACAATTCGTTCTACCGTATTTTTTTTAACGGTAAATATTGGCGGTTTAGCCGCCGGTTTTTCGAGCATTTTTCTATACTCAGCCATTGCCGACAATGCCCTGACAGCGGATTCGGGAAACAGATAATCGGGGATACTATTTTCGTACAAAAGTTCGGCACCGGCGATACCATCCGGCGCGCCCATCAGGCATGAAAGCACGGTTTTTTTATTGCCGGATAGCTTAATTTTTTCAACAACTGAACTAATAACGGCTTTTGAATCGACGAGTATCGGCGGCACAAATATTACCAGTACACCATCGACATTTTTATCAGCCAATACAGCTTTAACCGCCGCCCCATAAGCATCCGGACCGCCTGAAGCGATAACATCGATAGGATTATTAACGGCGGCTACAGCTAAAAGATTTTCCCGCAGATATTCGATTGTCTTTTTCTCAAAGCGCGCCATTTTCAAGCCCAGACTTTCTATTGCATCGGTAGCCAGCACACCGGGACCGCCGGCATTGGTTATAACCGCGATTCTATCACCCTTTAGAAGCGGCTGGCTGTCAAATGCCTTGGCGATATCGAAAAGCTCGTCTATTGAAAGGGCGCGTATAATGCCGCACTGTTTGAATACGGCATCGGTAGCAGCATCGCCGCCGGCAAGTACGCCAGTGTGCGAACTGATAGCTTTAGCGCCTGCTTCGGTGCGTCCGGCCCTAACTGCGAAAACAGGCTTAGTGCGGGTGATTTTTTTGGCAAGGTTTATAAACTTTTCCGCCTGTTCGATATTTTCCAGATAAAGAAGTATCATCTCGGTGCGCGGGTCATCATAGCAATACTGCATCACATCGATATCGGAGATATCAGCCTTGTTGCCGATTGAGGCAAACAGCGAGAACCCGAGGTTGAGCTTGTTGGTGTAGTCAATAACCACCTCACCCAGAGCGCCCGATTGCGACATGAAAGCCACCTTGCCGCAAAGAGGATTCTGCTTGGAAAAAGTGCTGTTTAGCGAAAATTCAGGGTCGGTGTTAAGCACGCCGTAGCAATTGGGACCTACCATCCGCATATTGTATTTTTTCACAATCTCGATTAGCGTATTTTCCAACTCGATACCCTCGCCGCCTATCTCTTTGAATCCGGCTGTGATAGTTATTACGCCCTTAACACCCTTTTGACCGCACTGCTCAAGCGATGGTATAACGAAATTGCGGGGAACGACGATAATTGCCAAGTCGATTTCTTCCGGTATATCCATCACCGAGGGGTAGCATTGCAGCCAATCAATTTTATCGGCTTTGGGATTCACCGGAAATATTTTGCCTTTATATTCAAATCGCAGCAGGTTATTGACGATAACATTGCCGATTGAACCGGGCTTATTGGAGGCGCCGATTACGGCAATTGTTTTCGGTTTAAATATCGCATCAAGGTTTGTTGTCATCTTTAAATCTCCCATTTGAATTATTTTCAATTTCTGGAAGTTAAGTTGCGAGGATAGATTGGGCAAGGAATAATTTTATATGTTAGCGATTCTTAAGCCCTGATTTTGCAATAGAATTACAAATAAATTAATATATTTATTCGGAATTATGTTGAGCATTTAACATTAAAACACACCCTTAACCCCTCTCAAGAAGGGAATAATAGAATGTTCGTGCATGAGGATGTGTGTCGCCCACATAAATTATCATTATAGCGGTTATAACGTTGAGATTGCCGCGCTCCTCTCCTGCTTTCGACGTCCGTCTGAGGCGGAGCAATGATAAATTTTTACATTGTAGTATCGTATGCTAAAGTTTATTAATAATCAGGGCTAAGCTTATTTTCAAATTGACTTTACTCATTGATTATTTATTTTGAAGCTTGAATTGTATCATGAGTGTTGGGATATTTATGCATAATACGCCTTTTTCAATAGAATCGAAAATCGAAATCCTCGAAAGAAATACGCCTATTGCTATGGACTGCTTAGAGGAATGCACAGTTTGCCCGCGCGAATGTTTGGCAAATCGTATTGCCGGCGATACCGGCGAATGCGGAGTTCCTGCAAAGCTTATGATCTCATCGGCAAACCTTCATTATGGAGAAGAACCGCCAATATCCGGCACGAACGGTTCGGGAACGATATTTCTATCAGGCTGTAATCTTCATTGCGTATATTGCCAAAACTATCCTATCAGCCAATATCGCAATGGCGAATATTATTCATCCAAGCAGGCAGCGGCTAAGATGGTTGCGTTGGAAAAAAGGGGCGCGCATAACATCAATCTTGTTACCCCCTCTCATTATGTGCCATTATTAATGGAGGCGCTGCTTATAGCCTACAAATCCGGATTGACAGTTCCGATTGTATATAATTCATCAGGTTATGATTCAATTAAAATGCTTGAGCTGCTTGCCGGAGTTGTTGATATTTATATGCCCGATATGAGATATGCCGATTCCAAATATTCGAAAATTTACTCTGCTGTTGACGATTATCCCCAAGTCAACAGAGCCTCAATCAGAGAGATGCACCGACAGGTAGGCATCCTTGATGTTGTCAACGGTATTGCTGCGCGCGGATTGCTTATCAGGCATTTGGTTATGCCGGGCGGCGTTTCGGGGTCGGCAGAGATATTCAGGTTTGTTGCCGATGAGATATCGCAGGATACCTATATGGCGGTGATGAGTCAATATTTCCCGGCCTATAACGCCGGCAATTATCCGGAACTGTCCAAACGTCTGAAATTAGCCGAGTATAAAGATACTTTGCATAAATTTGAAGATGCGGGGCTTGCCAATGGCTACATTCAGCCTTTTACGGGATAGTTATTATATAGATATAGTATCAGATTATATTTTTAAAGGCGGTTTTTCTGTAAAGGAGATTTTTGTCTGAATGTCTAT is part of the Candidatus Zixiibacteriota bacterium genome and harbors:
- the flhB gene encoding flagellar biosynthesis protein FlhB, whose amino-acid sequence is MAEEKSKDEKTEQATPRKKEESRKKGQVAKSQELNSIFIIFMGMLGLVIFSSYIYSNLVNAFYFNIDMIGIDITVNKFQEIFMANGSILVKVLAPLLILLTVTGLLINIAQVGVRITPESLSPKFDKLDVIKGFKRMFSTKTLFSLIRDTLKVSLIAYVVYITYKGEMANYIPLADQEIVQILIFAMKIAVKIVLRAAGVLLILAILDYAYQKYDFEKNLRMTKQEIKDEHKQYEGDPLIKMRIRRIQREMAHARMLKDVEEADVVVTNPTHIAVGLKYDAQAMSAPKVIAKGERLMAERIKDIAKKFKIPVVENKPLARALFEAVDIGMYVPARLYKAVAEVLAYVYKLKGKA
- the fliR gene encoding flagellar type III secretion system protein FliR, with the translated sequence MSLLQLSALEFEKLLLVMLRVGGIMSVAPVFGHRNVPKMAKIGFIIIFSLILLPTIPTRPINLPAELFGMTAVLVKEVAAGLAIGFISLMIFLAVQFAGNIIGLQMGFGIVNVIDPNSSEQVPIIGQFQFIIVMLIFLALNGHHMVISAISGSFQVIPLGQINFSNASAELMIKASVNTIALAIKLGAPCIVTMFLLSISLGIIARTVPQMNIFIIGFPLKIGLGLLMLGISLPIFGYVFSKLLQGLDNNLSNLIWALRPA
- a CDS encoding NTP transferase domain-containing protein encodes the protein MKGIVLAGGLGTRLYPLTKITNKHLLPVYDKPMIFYPIQTLVNAGIKDIMIVTGGNNAGDFLKLLGNGSEFGLEHLHFTYQAQEGGIAEAIGLCEYFSEGKNVIIVLGDNILGGNIIGSVNRYKKQKEGAMIFLKKVKNPQEYGVAEFENRKIVKIVEKPVHPKSNLAVIGVYIYDSRIFDIIKTLKPSNRGELEITDVNNAYIRKGLMSYAMLNGGWADAGESIDGYNNTINFVRKYGANKL
- the rfbC gene encoding dTDP-4-dehydrorhamnose 3,5-epimerase, with product MIIKKTKLEGLVIIEPEVFRDNRGFFTESYSKRTLKNYGFIFDMVQDNHSLSFEEGTIRGLHYQLNPKAQTKIVRALRGSFMDVAVDIRKGSPTFGKWESIILTAENMKQVIIPKGFAHGICTTAPNTEVFYKVDQFYNSEYERAIRWDDPELAIDWPYVKCILSDKDRKAPFFPEAEINFIYKDTR
- a CDS encoding SDR family oxidoreductase gives rise to the protein MKTVLVTGAGGYIGSVLTPKLLQKGYHIKAIDRFFFGLEKLSSHVNLEIIRDDSRRLTDDHFKDVDYVIDLVALSNDPASEMFSDATWEINYQSRVNNAKRAKKMGVKRYILPSSCSIYGFTEDIVDETSRTNPLSTYSKANKKAEQGVLPLADDNFAVIVMRQATVFGFSPRMRFDLAINGMTYGAWKTHKLPLMRDGSQYRPMVHVQDTTDVMLLLLEHDSDMISGQIFNVGSEQCNYQIRSLAGIVSDVVSRMTNSKVDIEWYGDPDHRSYRVNFSKIEKTLNWQAKYSGENGVVEIVEALKNGQTDKTSKTITLQWYNELVKWHKIIKSVEKYGGIFDIE
- a CDS encoding SDR family oxidoreductase, which translates into the protein MNRVLITGASGLLGQYLVKQLIFEKPDNKTPDILAIDLAANPFENSGRLSYHQLDLTGFSSVRAIIYDFKPDYIFNCAAYNNVDDCEVNYKLADDLNTGIVENLLSCSFNKLIHFSSDYIFSGQNGPYSELAIPDPINYYGYTKLQSEKILQASKKNYLVIRTNVLYGDGINLRHNFITWLIDSLRTDKEINVVTDQFNNPTHAGNLAGAAIEAAKMDYFKVLNIAGADYLSRYDIAIKTAEHFKLDANLIKPIKTAMLGQIAERPHKGGFNIDKAKKILKTRLIGLPEGLEMMRDYFERRGFR
- a CDS encoding acetate--CoA ligase family protein; the encoded protein is MKIIQMGDLKMTTNLDAIFKPKTIAVIGASNKPGSIGNVIVNNLLRFEYKGKIFPVNPKADKIDWLQCYPSVMDIPEEIDLAIIVVPRNFVIPSLEQCGQKGVKGVITITAGFKEIGGEGIELENTLIEIVKKYNMRMVGPNCYGVLNTDPEFSLNSTFSKQNPLCGKVAFMSQSGALGEVVIDYTNKLNLGFSLFASIGNKADISDIDVMQYCYDDPRTEMILLYLENIEQAEKFINLAKKITRTKPVFAVRAGRTEAGAKAISSHTGVLAGGDAATDAVFKQCGIIRALSIDELFDIAKAFDSQPLLKGDRIAVITNAGGPGVLATDAIESLGLKMARFEKKTIEYLRENLLAVAAVNNPIDVIASGGPDAYGAAVKAVLADKNVDGVLVIFVPPILVDSKAVISSVVEKIKLSGNKKTVLSCLMGAPDGIAGAELLYENSIPDYLFPESAVRALSAMAEYRKMLEKPAAKPPIFTVKKNTVERIVKSAKANGYKAILGDEAMQILKAYGISVPKSAVAKTQPELTKALTKIKFPIAMKINDPSVSHKTDVGGVIINLQTKSETVNAFKAMKKKFSRVDDEFAGVYIQQMVVGGIETIMGMNNDPSFGPLIMFGLGGIHVEVLKDVSLKAHPLTEQDAHEMLRLVKGYPLLEGFRGAAGVELKVLEQTLLKLSQLVSDFPQFKSIDINPFIAGKNASQSKAVDARFILDE
- a CDS encoding radical SAM protein, with the translated sequence MHNTPFSIESKIEILERNTPIAMDCLEECTVCPRECLANRIAGDTGECGVPAKLMISSANLHYGEEPPISGTNGSGTIFLSGCNLHCVYCQNYPISQYRNGEYYSSKQAAAKMVALEKRGAHNINLVTPSHYVPLLMEALLIAYKSGLTVPIVYNSSGYDSIKMLELLAGVVDIYMPDMRYADSKYSKIYSAVDDYPQVNRASIREMHRQVGILDVVNGIAARGLLIRHLVMPGGVSGSAEIFRFVADEISQDTYMAVMSQYFPAYNAGNYPELSKRLKLAEYKDTLHKFEDAGLANGYIQPFTG